In Strix aluco isolate bStrAlu1 chromosome 36, bStrAlu1.hap1, whole genome shotgun sequence, one genomic interval encodes:
- the LOC141917277 gene encoding olfactory receptor 14A16-like codes for MSNSSSITKFLLLAFADTRELQLLYFWLFLGIYLAALLGNGLIITAIACDHHLHTPMYFFLLNLSLLDLGSISTTLPKAMANSLWDNRDISYLGCAAQIFFFVFFFGAEFSLLTIMSYDRYVAICKPLHYGTLLGSRACVHMAAAAWGSGFLNSLLHTVNTFSLRLCQGNAVGQFFCEIPQILKLSCSHSYLREIWLLVVSVCLVFGCFVFIVVSYVQIFRAVLRIPSEQGRLKTFSMCLPHLAVVSLFVSTVMVSYLKSPSTSFPSLNLVVSFLYAVVPPALNPLIYSMRNQKIKDALRRLYEYTFLQHE; via the coding sequence atgtccaacagcagcagcatcaccaagttcctcctcctggcattcgcagacactcgggagctgcagctcttgtacttctggctcttcctgggcatctacctggctgccctcctgggcaacggcctcatcatcactgccatcgcctgtgaccaccacctgcacacccccatgtacttcttcctcctcaacctctccctccttgacctgggctccatctccaccactctccccaaagccatggccaattccctctgggacaacagggacatctcctactTGGGATGTGCTGcccaaatctttttctttgtcttcttttttggagcagagttttctctcctcaccatcatgtcctacgaccgctacgttgccatctgcaaacccctgcactatgggaccctcctgggcagcagagcttgtgtccacatggcagcagctgcctggggcagtggGTTTCTCAATTCTCTCCTGCACACGGTCAACACTTTTTCACTACGACTCTGCCAAGGCAATGCTGTGggccagttcttctgtgaaatcccccagatcctcaagctctcctgctcacactcctacctcagggaaatTTGGCTTCTTGTGGTTAGTGTCTGTTTagtttttggatgttttgttttcattgtggtgtcttatgtgcagatcttcagggccgtgctgaggatcccctctgagcagggacggctcAAAACCTTTTCTatgtgcctccctcacctggctgtggtctccctgtTTGTCAGTACTGTCATGGTTTCGTACCTGAAGTCCCCATCcacctccttcccatccctgaacctggtggtgtcatttctgtatgCAGTAGTGCCTCCAGCattgaaccccctcatctacagcatgaggaaccagaagatcaaggatgccctgaggaGATTATATGAATACACTTTTTTGCAGCATGAATAG